caaaatccgcaatcacttagttgccaaccaaaTGGAAGCGACTGTTCGCGGCTCACCGATTATTTTGGAAACGTCGGAAAACTGGGATTTCGTGCTCCGTCAACGCCATACCGGTCGTAGCACCGTGAAAAACGTCTTAATATCGGTGTCACATCAAACTTGAAAGTTCGTATCTCGATAACGTAAAGTGCAAAGGACACGAGTTTCCGGTGTCTTTAGAACGTCGCTtaaaatatgataataaaatataataaaataaaatatgtaatgaGAAGTGGAGGTATCCGTTCGAAAATGTTTAATCGCTGGGTCAAGTGGATATCACACGGCTTTTCtctgaaacattttttcgtatCTTTCCAGACGTTTGAACGCTTCCTGTTCAACAGGACACGCTGCATATTCGCGCGCGTAATTTATTCTTCCTCGCATCGCGCGTATCTTTGTTTCTATAGTAAtagcaacaataataataataataacaacaacaacaataataataatattcgataaaaatcgCGCAACGGTTGGACCTCGAATTCCGGAAAAACTGTCGCAACGTGTTTCGCAAGCGGATTCGAGGCGAATGTTCTGGCGAATCGCGCGTAAATACGACATAAGCACGACGCGATCGTATGGAACGTCCGTTCCCGAGGCATAGTTTAACTTGCCACAGTTAAAACAATCAGGTCAGACTATCCGTTCTATTATTCATTTTTCGTTCCTTTAACCATCCCTAAAAGAATTTTTCTTAGAGagtacaaaatacaaaattgtaaattttattctctaaatcgtaaatataaatattgggttggcaactaagtgattgcggattttgtcattgccaTCTAATGGTACAGCTGGGAAAATTGAAAAACTTCATTTCTAAAAGTTTTTAGCAACAAGGGTTGGTCTGCAGCACGATACGCCTATAACTTCAAATACATCTTCAAGCGCTTGATTTTCTTCTGCTCATTttggatttttaatttttcccacTCCGTTTCATACTCTGATATCCAATCTCTGGCTTTTTGCGTTCCATCAAATTGTTTTAAGCTGAAGTTCGCTTCTTCTTTCTCATAATTCCACATTTTTCCTTAATAAGTTATGAAGTCCCAGGAGTTTGCAGGCATCTTCTataaatttagaataaaaattcatttcctCCAGCAATTGTCTTACATTTTTTTGTCCTTTGGGCGTTCAAATTCGCGTATTGCTCTCAGGTTATCTCTTCCTGGTCGCACACCGTCTGTTTCCATGATGCGACCAAGATATTTTACTGAACTTTTTGCAAAACTGatattaccacctaatgacaaaatccgcaatcacttagttgccagcccaataatAACAGTAAAACGCATTATTGTCCTTGCAACTTCCCCATCAAACTTTCCATAAACAATCCTAATTTTACACCCTAAGCCTCTGTATAGAATTCtcattaaaatttgaaacgatGTAGAAGTTTGCCACTTTTTCCCAAACCTGCTTCGAAGACGCAGAAATGCGCAGAAAGCGTACGCTAACGGAATCCACTCGACTTTCAAGTGGGAGATCAACCGCGTGGCATCCTCTCCTGGGTCGCTAACACCGCCAGGAGTTCCTACTACATGATGAACATCGACGGGCACAACTTGTACAGATTGAATTATCCGCTCCGTCTGAACAAGTGGTATCACAGCTGCCAAAGCTGGAACGGTCGTACAGGAGAATGGCAGATCTGGGTCAACGACGAGCGCGTAGGTCGCGGCTTCAACAACAGGGTAAGCGAGCTTGCCGTGCTTTTCACCCAACTCTCGAGCCATCGACGAAAAAATTCGCGCCCGTGAAAGTGCACCGTTACCAACGGCCGTGGAAAATTCAAGCGCGTTGCACGCGAGTAAAACGCGTCACTTATTTTCCCACGTCCAGTAACCTCCAGCTGATCGCTCAGTCAGATCTAGTCGGTAATTAGGCAGGTTCGAGCATATTTACTTGGCAAATTTTCAagatcgattttctcgaagatGAAACCTCGGCCGGGACGATTCTATTCTACGTTTCCTCGATTTCTTATTTTTTGATTTCTTTACGAGGAAGCTTTGCACGTGCTATTGCTTGTACGTAACCAGACCAGATTCTAACGACAGAAAAAGACACATACGCAAATATCCGGACACTTGCATGAATTTGTTGTGTTGTTTTATGTATTGACGTTATCAAAGACAAATAATATCGATATAATTATCGTAAAGTTCCATAGGTGAACACGTATCaacatattatttttttttttatttaatatttcacattcacaatttgtccaatttggacatttggtagaattttttagctgtttgattatcacgtgggtgggtaccatcttcgtgtttgttaggttatatcctttatgaaACATATAAATGGATTGTGCTACGCTCCGAGgtttactataggccgtgttcctaaccgtctccCTTGGTACTACAGTGTCGtagacagatcgtcttacatgacagGCGAAATATACACAATGTAGCGATAAGCGCATAGTTGTGGTCAAGCAGCGAATTCTAAAAAACATCGATTCGCCTTCGGTCCGTTATTTTACCTACACAAAAAaggtggcatacgtgatcataggctcGAACGGTTGCGAGACCCGAGCGTGGTGGGGGTCGTCTCTAAGAGAAGGCAAAGGAGAAAATCGAAGGGCAGTCAGTATTACATGGGGATTCAAACCGAATGCATCGAGAGGTTCAGAGAAATAAAATCAAGATCGCTTAGTCAAACGAATAcgtcgagaaatatcataaagtcgagtcgaattataataataaactagTTGTATCATCGTTGAATCATTTGCAacgtgttaattataattttaaacattgtttaaaatagtagcttatattaaccctgttaattcagtgttacaatcatttgaactatctctgttatccTAATTGAAACAGGGGAACGGCTGGTTCACGGCATCGGCTatcagaatcgtagcgagaatttactcttcgcgaacggtcgtaacaaattgTACTATGGAAACGAAATTTTTATCTCGACATCTTCGTATCCTATACGTACACGTACACGTTTCACAGCTTACCTATTTTTAcaacaattttatcgtttattatttGTACATAATATCGCCCGAGATAGTCCAAAAATAACGTCGGTACAATGTAGAACAAGGTAATAAATTCTCAAGATGTTCGTACGGAATTCGCAAACACGTAAGTGTCGGGATATTTATGGACTTGCATGTGCATGAAATTTCTATAGTATAATGCACTTTTACGTTACGAAAGCAAGGCACGCGCGCGATTTCTATAAACGAGCAATGCCAGGGTCTGGCTGTGTGTTTATAGTTTTCGCCATGAATTCTCGAAAGTGGATCATGCAGGCGGTATACCGTGACTCGGAACTCGAGTAGAAAGCGATCTTTGGCAGCGGTACTCCTCTTCCACCGGAGGAAATCGCGTCCGGTTCTAGGTCGATTCCACGCTGCCATTTCTCCTTGGCATTCGTGCGAATTCTCTTGCGTAATTTTTCTCTCTTCGCTGGTCTCGTTCAACGCGATGCAAATCGCGGGAAGAATTTTTGCGGACGAGTGCGAATTTCCGCGAGTTTCCGTGCGCTCGCTATCTTCCCCTCTCTTCGTCTTGTCAACGCGATTCTATTTCACGCGAAAGTCGTTTCACGCTATCGTTCAAAAGTACCCAGATAGTCAGGTTGACTAGCAGGAAATGTacggaaaatatttcaaaatttcctacaCTTTCACGTGCACCTACTTATATTATAAATCGTCTAAAATATACAACGCGGATATATTTCTGCAGATTCTACGATAACCGTACACGGCTTCGATTTTCTCCGTACGAGTTTACTCAGATAGCCGAACCCATTCGGCAGGAAACTCTGTTATTCGTTCCGGTGAATATCGAGGAAGGAGCGGGCGGCGGCTTCGCTCGAAGCGATAAGCGGATAAGCATAATCGAAGTAGAGAATGCGCGGTGAAAGGAATTTTACTTCGCCTCGAGATATAGAAGGTTTTGCGTTTCGTATTTTCCGCGCGCATTCGCTACCGATCAAATACAGTGAATAGACGCTTTACAGATTTACGTTTTTCGCGTTATTTATTCCATCCCCACCGATTTTCCATTTGTCCAACGTACGTGTAGAAGCTTCTGAAACAACTGCCTCTGTACGAATTTGCGTACAGCACcacctattgacaaaatccgcactCACTTAGTTGTCAAGCCAAAATATCATAAGAATCCACCTATTTCTCTATTCTTCTCGTCTATGACTTTTGTTCAGTCGATAAAAGCTGACAAGTTCGTTCAAGAAAATTCCACGAAACGTGGAATATTCGCTCTTGGACGCACGATAACGTTACAAATCTGTATCGACCGCGAGAATATGCGTTACATGACGCGTGTCCCTTCTGAGTTCGCGTAGGTTGATCGGCGCTCAGCTAAAGATCAGTTAATTGGACGCTGGGAAGATTTCGTTCGTACAAATGCAGTTGATAGAAACTGTATCTGTACTCGCTTTTGACTGTGTCAGTGTAGATTAAAGCGCGCTgaataatggaaatattttcaGTGCAGCAAGAAAGTGGACGTGACAAAAAACTGTCCATCTCGTGATGCGCTTAAACGCAGAGTTTATAATGGCAATTCGCGACTCGTTTGTCAGATGCAAATTAAAACCGGTGCTCTCCGACGTAACGCGCGATTAACAAACAGACCCTGCAGCTAATTCAGCGTGACCTTAATTCGCTCGCTTGTCTTTCTTCTCGACTCGTTAGTTGGTCGGCCACGTCATCAAAGGGGGTGGAATTGCGATCACTGGACAGGAGCAACGACAGCTGGGCGGCGGCTTTTTGGAAGGCGATGGCGCTCCTCCAGGTGAGAATTCGTAAATCGTCGTAAAACCAAGGCAACTATGGCTGTAGTGCTATGTCATTTTCCGTGTACAGACCatgaatttttattcatttacgcTAGCCTGCACAACATCTATCGCATTTAGCAACTAAAATCAGGCACGAAAATTGTATCAAAGAGCTTCACGAAGAAGAGTGTTATTTGCTATAATTTGAGAGCGTAGAGATACTTTCACTTACAACAGTGTACATTATACCATGTTTTGAAGAGGTTGAAATATCAGTGCCAAAGCGTTTCATCGACTTTCCTCGTACACGGCGGTAATACGCGTTACATTCCTAAGGTTGTTCTAACGAAACACATTTGCTCAGGATCCGGCGGTCTTGTGGGTGAAATAACAATGGTGCAGCTGTACGAGGTCGCGCTGACGGCCGGCAAAGCCCACAAGGATCACAAACACCATCACGGCCATCACTACGAGCACGACACCACCAACAACACGCCCAGACCTACGCGTCCTCCCGTAACAGGCCGACCCCTTCCGCAACATCCCTACCTCACTGCTGGACAAATCAATCATCAGGTTTGACCCACGTCACGGTATACCGTAGCGCTCGCTTTATTTGCCAGGGAAATTCCGATACAGCTGCATCGCCTGAATTTAAGCGACTGTCGCTAGATTCGTTCAATTTCCTTGCTCGATGCACACGAATTATCGTTGCTGCCGCGTTAAAACCGTTAAAATCCAATCTATGGAAATTTATGCTTCAAAGAGCATCGCGGAACACGCTGACCTCGTTGAATTTCAGGTAAAAATCAATCCAGGGTCGCCGCTGCAAATCGTTCAAGGAGGCGTCACCCTGAGGCATCCTGCGGTGATTCCCCGCGATCCAGCACCTCAGCCCTTTCCTCCTGCGAATCCCAATTCCGTCTCCGCAGCGTTCCCTCTGCAATCCGGCCAGTTCTTCGGCAACCTACGCTCTAGCGTTAGTTTGCCTCCGGCGAGCGAAACAACCGACGTGGGAGCCAGCTCGTACCACAATCTCTTCAAGAGAGAGAAGGATTCGTCGGCTGTTGAAGCCAAGAGCAACGAGTCGGACTCGAGCGCTGAGCAAGCGTCCAGCGTGGCGAAGAGGCAGATCAACGAAGAGGCAGTTTCAGAGGGAAAACCTTCCGACGGGAAGGTAAGAGTCGATTGGAACGCACATTACAATTATTACGATAATTAGATTTTGGATGAAGTGGTCGGCGAAAATGGCTGAGCACTTGCTATCGTATCGTGCGTGTCATTCGCgcgaaatttatgaaatttcgTTGCGCGCGCAAGGAGACGCGACTAAGGCCGTTTGTACAGGGTGTTCCCCATGGCAACGAGCTACGATTTTCATGGAACTCAGGCTGTGACGTTTGCCACTTTCGATCCTCCGTATTAAAAACGATTGTAAATTAGAAACATTCATAGTTTGAACGCTGTAAGGGAACACAGGGTCGACTAAGCACTGGGAAGATCATCGACGACGCTGAATTCTGTTTTCAGGTAACGTTCGTGCCAAGAGAAGACGCGGAGTCTGCGAAAGACAGGAAGTTGGAAAAACGTGACTcgacgaagaagaaacgagGCCTGGTGCAACTGGGCGACGGTCTGATCGTCGACGACGGTTACATTAGTCAAGGCCTAGACAACAATTATTTCGCAGGCCTGACCAACTTCGGTCTGCAACTACCAAAATACGAAAACAAGGACGACGAAAGGGAACCAGCAGAAGGTGAAGTCAGAACCATCATGGACGTCTGCGACGGTTGTAGCGAGGAACCTTTCGCCAAAGCTCTCGTCTTTGGTTGGAGGTCCGTGCCTAAGAAACTGTACTCCGGCGCGGTGCACATCCCAGCCGCGTCAATGTGCAAAGCGTTTTAAACACTTTCACGATGGAGCGTTTCGTCGTTGGCATTTCGTTCGATAGTTTCTTATTCCCTTTGAACATACgtttttccaatattttgtcACGTCTCTATCTTTTCTCCGCGTTCCGCGAACGCGTGTTTCGTGCGTTTCATTTTGCCATCATTTTCCCGCTATTCGTACGCCGTTGCAATCGCCAACGTTTCACGCCATCAAAGTGTCAACAAGGCGTTTTCGACGGAAACAGGAGACGAGACTCGGCGAACTCGGGTCCGCTCGGGTCCATTCGCGGCATCGACCACGACTAGACCAGAGATTTATGGTTATCGCGTCTCGGTAGCCGACCGCTATCGCTGACACAGGATCTCTTCTACGTGCCGTGAACCCGAGGCCAACGGATCTCGAACACGTTAGCTCGATTACGCGATTACAAGCGTTGCGGATAGAAACGATAGCCGCGGGCGGATATTGATTACACAGAGTCACTCCGATCGCATACGGAGACGTATTTATTATTAAGGGAATCCATCGCGAAGCTAAAACTATGCTAAGCTAAACGTAAAAAAGTAGCGAGCAGGTGTAAGTGGCGGTGCCGCAGCAGACTATTCGGCTGACTGAGTTGATCCGTCCTCCGTCTGACTCAACAGTCGGCTGAATAGTCGGCTACACCGCCACCCAAATCTGCTCGCTATGTTTTTACCCTAAGTTATGCTCCGCTGGATCCCCGATAGCAGCTCCGTCGTTGGGTTAATTCTTGACGCGGGCTCGTGTCTAGGTTAGTCAGAGTTGCAAGTTGCGGCTGACGTTTAACGCGTCGTTGATCGAAGAAATCGTCGATCGTAGAAACACTTCTGGTGTGAACCGAATGTCGTCGATCGGCCACATACTCGGAAGTATTTAAAGAGAGATACAATTAAAATCAACGTGCGAAGTTGTTAGAGTTTAAGATGAATAAAACGTTCAGTGTAAAACCTGTGTTTGTCATTGGCCGTTTGCCGCGTTAGAGCTTTTTCTTCTATCACGTCATCGAATACCATATACGGAATTCAAAAGTGAATTTTCAACTCGATCGACGTCGTGATGGATCGTTGCCTAATGCGAATACGTATAAAATTTAAGCGTCGGTGTTACGTATTACGGAAATCGACAGTGCGAGAAGCTTTTGAGTGTTCCCGAAGAGGAACGACGAAGCGAAGC
This genomic stretch from Bombus vancouverensis nearcticus chromosome 16, iyBomVanc1_principal, whole genome shotgun sequence harbors:
- the b6 gene encoding pentraxin-related protein b6 isoform X1; protein product: MCETGGERKRRFKVGRRCAHLLRVYEAYVELNERTVTFPFRDREHLPLVIAANKSVIASRTFFSDSSRRIMWILAFFYGFLTTAQAISTSWSPSFPTPTASALHQGTVAIFENAQSLYDAASSSLLAHHEEDRCTLYKIAMKQQLYFEYVHYKTQLPDMKEFTLCMWTKFYNHSNDHPLFSYAVGDQPRGILSWVANTARSSYYMMNIDGHNLYRLNYPLRLNKWYHSCQSWNGRTGEWQIWVNDERVGRGFNNRLVGHVIKGGGIAITGQEQRQLGGGFLEGDGAPPGSGGLVGEITMVQLYEVALTAGKAHKDHKHHHGHHYEHDTTNNTPRPTRPPVTGRPLPQHPYLTAGQINHQVKINPGSPLQIVQGGVTLRHPAVIPRDPAPQPFPPANPNSVSAAFPLQSGQFFGNLRSSVSLPPASETTDVGASSYHNLFKREKDSSAVEAKSNESDSSAEQASSVAKRQINEEAVSEGKPSDGKVTFVPREDAESAKDRKLEKRDSTKKKRGLVQLGDGLIVDDGYISQGLDNNYFAGLTNFGLQLPKYENKDDEREPAEGEVRTIMDVCDGCSEEPFAKALVFGWRSVPKKLYSGAVHIPAASMCKAF
- the b6 gene encoding pentraxin-related protein b6 isoform X2 — encoded protein: MWILAFFYGFLTTAQAISTSWSPSFPTPTASALHQGTVAIFENAQSLYDAASSSLLAHHEEDRCTLYKIAMKQQLYFEYVHYKTQLPDMKEFTLCMWTKFYNHSNDHPLFSYAVGDQPRGILSWVANTARSSYYMMNIDGHNLYRLNYPLRLNKWYHSCQSWNGRTGEWQIWVNDERVGRGFNNRLVGHVIKGGGIAITGQEQRQLGGGFLEGDGAPPGSGGLVGEITMVQLYEVALTAGKAHKDHKHHHGHHYEHDTTNNTPRPTRPPVTGRPLPQHPYLTAGQINHQVKINPGSPLQIVQGGVTLRHPAVIPRDPAPQPFPPANPNSVSAAFPLQSGQFFGNLRSSVSLPPASETTDVGASSYHNLFKREKDSSAVEAKSNESDSSAEQASSVAKRQINEEAVSEGKPSDGKVTFVPREDAESAKDRKLEKRDSTKKKRGLVQLGDGLIVDDGYISQGLDNNYFAGLTNFGLQLPKYENKDDEREPAEGEVRTIMDVCDGCSEEPFAKALVFGWRSVPKKLYSGAVHIPAASMCKAF